A genome region from Labilibaculum antarcticum includes the following:
- a CDS encoding BT1926 family outer membrane beta-barrel protein, giving the protein MYRKIISLISLSLLVSSVSFSQVTSEDINSYIPKKGNLTVSAVLGSNDVTAINPNVLPDFGSSSYVSRLGADDNFSTKEPSSITNLAGVSLNYFLTDKISLSLFGSYGFKSKDGADAYEGISAATDSDGNQIAGSGIPAIQGTPETKNYKINISAGADYHFDFNKDQNALKNVDFYAGARFNFMYERLEKTQISWLQWDNGDYILNTDGDTGTATAEATGFGGSIVGGVDYYFTNALFIGLEVNIVNFMYQHTETVIMPGVQGADQNTTFVNAFSYPKLKIGFKIF; this is encoded by the coding sequence ATGTATAGAAAAATTATTTCTTTGATTTCCTTATCTCTTCTAGTAAGTTCTGTTTCTTTTTCGCAAGTTACATCTGAAGATATCAACTCATATATACCAAAAAAAGGAAACCTAACAGTTTCGGCGGTATTGGGAAGTAATGATGTAACAGCTATAAATCCTAATGTTTTGCCTGACTTTGGCAGCAGTAGTTATGTTAGCAGGTTGGGAGCTGATGATAATTTCTCAACTAAGGAACCATCTTCAATTACCAATTTAGCAGGTGTTTCGTTAAACTATTTTTTAACCGATAAGATATCATTAAGTTTATTTGGTTCTTATGGTTTTAAATCGAAAGATGGGGCAGATGCTTACGAAGGAATCAGTGCTGCAACAGATTCAGATGGAAATCAAATTGCCGGGAGTGGAATTCCTGCGATACAAGGTACTCCAGAAACTAAGAATTATAAAATAAATATTTCTGCTGGTGCCGATTATCATTTTGATTTTAATAAAGATCAAAATGCTCTTAAAAACGTTGACTTTTATGCAGGTGCTCGTTTTAACTTCATGTACGAACGTTTGGAGAAAACTCAAATTTCGTGGTTACAATGGGATAATGGTGATTATATTCTAAATACAGATGGTGATACCGGAACAGCAACAGCTGAAGCTACTGGATTTGGAGGATCAATAGTTGGTGGAGTTGATTATTATTTCACGAATGCTTTATTCATTGGTTTAGAGGTTAATATAGTTAATTTCATGTATCAACATACCGAGACAGTGATTATGCCTGGTGTGCAAGGTGCAGATCAGAATACTACATTTGTGAATGCATTTTCTTATCCAAAATTAAAGATAGGATTTAAGATTTTCTAA
- a CDS encoding efflux RND transporter periplasmic adaptor subunit — translation MKLKFLSLGLLALSFVACDSYEESDSVAAMRNARAEVFQSEAAINLAKATFEEANAAFRNAEVAYKNFEAALLEAEVKAAQLANAKTEALDAMEIATAQADYDYAMLEMANDKVELANALMSLENAKIVLDGQKLQAEYAFSVIANGLVTDKNDDLNTAFGLYTGAYGDWDTATNNLLDANADLVTDKYALAGYKYAFDNMDVQGDKEAEIALLKTSNAEYVASLKVVSDLKATNDWDAFIASRDAKVAEKLVAVTIQTNMTNADVASTMVAEDAAAEAADKAATVADDAADAVTAAGDVVTAAYDDITTWVADNAGAASSFEKGIYLTVSARQNGLDAAKDATSAAKDAMDAKQDELDADDLTTYETELLEEELAALTEDYNDKKAISDAFEATFDAEVEALNEAFADAKDAEDVAGDLAKDATDAKDAADVVATDAATAADAATTAEAEAISVIKTEIDRLNALVFIYNTSTAETTSATLGDMTDNIDDAIEALEEDIKDVEDDIYAAEKTLAEIVAGDYGQAEAVRDQELAIVKAESNIETLKLLVAEAKADLDARQAEYNALLED, via the coding sequence ATGAAGTTAAAATTTTTATCTCTTGGGTTGTTGGCACTTAGTTTTGTTGCTTGTGATTCTTACGAAGAGTCTGATTCTGTTGCTGCTATGCGAAATGCTAGAGCCGAAGTTTTCCAATCTGAAGCGGCTATTAACCTAGCAAAAGCCACATTTGAAGAGGCGAATGCTGCCTTTAGAAATGCTGAAGTAGCTTATAAGAATTTTGAAGCTGCTCTTTTGGAAGCAGAAGTTAAAGCTGCACAACTTGCGAATGCTAAAACTGAAGCTTTAGATGCAATGGAAATTGCAACAGCGCAAGCAGATTATGATTATGCTATGCTTGAGATGGCGAATGACAAAGTTGAGTTAGCTAACGCATTAATGAGTCTTGAAAATGCTAAAATTGTTTTGGACGGACAGAAGTTACAAGCTGAATATGCTTTTTCTGTTATAGCTAATGGTTTAGTTACTGATAAAAATGATGATTTAAATACTGCATTTGGTCTTTACACAGGTGCTTATGGAGATTGGGATACAGCAACAAATAATTTGTTAGATGCAAATGCTGATTTGGTTACTGACAAATATGCATTGGCTGGTTATAAGTATGCTTTTGACAATATGGATGTTCAAGGTGATAAAGAAGCAGAAATTGCTCTTTTAAAAACTTCTAACGCTGAATATGTTGCTAGCTTAAAAGTAGTAAGCGACTTAAAAGCAACCAATGATTGGGATGCTTTTATTGCTTCAAGAGATGCTAAGGTAGCTGAAAAGTTGGTAGCTGTGACAATTCAAACTAATATGACAAATGCTGATGTAGCTAGTACTATGGTTGCTGAAGATGCTGCTGCTGAAGCTGCTGATAAAGCTGCTACTGTTGCAGATGATGCTGCCGATGCTGTTACTGCTGCTGGTGATGTTGTTACTGCTGCATATGATGATATTACGACTTGGGTAGCAGATAATGCTGGCGCTGCTTCTAGCTTTGAAAAAGGTATTTATTTGACCGTTTCGGCTAGACAAAATGGTCTTGATGCTGCTAAAGATGCAACCTCAGCTGCTAAAGATGCTATGGATGCTAAGCAAGATGAACTTGATGCTGATGATTTAACTACATATGAGACAGAGTTATTAGAAGAAGAGTTAGCTGCTCTAACTGAAGATTATAATGATAAAAAAGCTATCTCTGATGCTTTCGAAGCTACTTTTGATGCTGAGGTTGAGGCATTAAATGAAGCGTTTGCTGATGCTAAAGATGCTGAAGATGTTGCTGGTGATCTTGCTAAAGATGCTACTGATGCTAAAGATGCTGCTGATGTAGTTGCTACTGATGCAGCTACAGCTGCTGATGCTGCAACTACTGCTGAAGCTGAAGCTATTTCTGTAATTAAAACAGAGATTGATCGTTTGAATGCTTTAGTATTTATTTATAATACTTCTACAGCAGAAACAACATCAGCGACTCTTGGCGATATGACTGATAACATTGATGATGCAATTGAAGCCTTAGAAGAGGATATCAAAGATGTTGAAGATGATATTTACGCTGCAGAGAAAACTCTTGCTGAAATTGTGGCTGGAGATTATGGTCAAGCTGAAGCAGTTCGAGATCAAGAATTAGCTATCGTGAAAGCAGAAAGTAACATTGAAACACTTAAATTATTGGTTGCTGAAGCTAAAGCTGACTTAGATGCTAGACAAGCTGAATACAATGCTTTATTAGAAGACTAG